Part of the Thermomicrobiales bacterium genome, CGGCCGCGATTTTGCTGGTGACGGCGGTCGCGAACCTGGCGACGCTGATCCCCAGCTCGCCGGGTTACGTCGGGCCGTTCGAAACGGGCGTGCTGCTGGTGCTGAATGGCGCGCTGGGCATCGCCCGACCGCTGGCGCTCTCCTACGCGATCGTCGTCCACGCGGTGCTCTATTTCCCGGTGACGCTGCTGGGGCTGATCTTCTGGTGGCGTGAGAGCTACTCGTGGCGCGAGGCGCGGGCGGCGGAAGAGGCGGTTGGCTAAGTGGATGCTGACATTCTCAAGGCGATCATCCTTGGGATCGTCCAGGGGTTGACCGAGTTCCTGCCGATCTCATCGTCGGCGCACCTCATTATCGTGCCCTGGTTGCTTGGCTGGGAGCCGTTCGGGCTGGCGTTCGATGTCGCCACCCACCTTGGCACGCTGATGGCCGTGCTCGTCTACTTCCGCGACGACCTGCTGGCGATGATTCGGGGCGTGCTGGCCGGCCTGCCTGACCTGCGGCGCGGTCGCTTGCCGGACGATCAGATGGGTCGGATCGGCCTGTTCATCGCGGTGGCGACGGTCCCTGCGGCGATCGCCGGGTTTCTGTTTGAGTCGACGATTGATGACTACTTCCACTCCGACCCGATCAGCGGGACGGCGATGGTCGTGCTGGCGTTGCTGCTGATGGGCATGGGTCTCCTGCTCGGAATCGCCGATCGCGTCGGGCGGCAGCGTGCTGGTCGCGGCCTGCAACAGGTGACGTTCCGGACTGCGCTGCTGGTCGGGTTCGCCCAGATGCTGGCGATCGTGCCGGGCGTCTCGCGATCCGGCAGCACAATCACGGCCGGTCTCTTCGC contains:
- the uppP gene encoding undecaprenyl-diphosphatase UppP, producing MDADILKAIILGIVQGLTEFLPISSSAHLIIVPWLLGWEPFGLAFDVATHLGTLMAVLVYFRDDLLAMIRGVLAGLPDLRRGRLPDDQMGRIGLFIAVATVPAAIAGFLFESTIDDYFHSDPISGTAMVVLALLLMGMGLLLGIADRVGRQRAGRGLQQVTFRTALLVGFAQMLAIVPGVSRSGSTITAGLFAGLERATAARFSFLLGVPIILGAGLKEMISLAGDGIPAGERGVFIAGVLTAAVVGYFAIAVLIRYLQRHSTDIFVIYRVALGIGLLLLVAGGFRA